From the genome of Winogradskyella forsetii, one region includes:
- a CDS encoding glycerophosphodiester phosphodiesterase translates to MRYIIILICCLGLVSCNSTSKEKRDTAETKQPNHTKAMESKIAFADNPVIAHRGAWKAKGFPKNSIAALKEAINLKCTGSEFDVRMTSDEVLIVTHDGDFGGLVIDSTTYDELAKHKLPNGETLPTLRDFIKAGMTNNATTGLVCEIKPSKIEGRNKLMAEKAVALVKELKAEAYVSYYISFSYEIIKRIKEINGDAKVLYLDGSKTPQELKNDNITGLDYLVWKLKQKPEWITEAKKLDLKLNAWTANKQEDIDWLLAQDFDYITTDEPELAFERLKVVSN, encoded by the coding sequence GTCTTGCAATTCAACCTCTAAAGAAAAAAGGGATACAGCCGAAACAAAACAACCTAACCATACTAAAGCTATGGAATCTAAAATTGCCTTTGCTGATAATCCAGTAATTGCCCACAGAGGTGCTTGGAAAGCTAAGGGTTTCCCAAAGAATTCAATCGCTGCTTTAAAAGAGGCCATTAACCTAAAATGTACAGGCTCCGAGTTTGATGTGCGAATGACTTCGGATGAAGTACTAATAGTTACACACGATGGCGATTTTGGCGGTCTAGTGATAGACTCAACAACTTACGATGAACTTGCCAAGCACAAATTACCAAATGGGGAAACCCTACCGACATTGAGGGATTTTATTAAGGCGGGAATGACCAACAATGCAACTACGGGTTTAGTATGTGAGATAAAACCTTCGAAAATTGAAGGTCGAAATAAGCTCATGGCTGAAAAAGCGGTAGCTTTAGTAAAGGAGCTAAAGGCAGAAGCTTATGTGTCTTATTATATCAGTTTCAGTTATGAAATTATTAAGCGTATAAAAGAAATAAATGGCGATGCCAAAGTTTTGTATCTCGATGGGTCGAAAACTCCTCAAGAACTAAAAAATGATAATATTACAGGCTTGGATTATTTGGTGTGGAAACTTAAGCAAAAACCAGAATGGATTACGGAGGCGAAAAAATTGGATCTAAAACTGAATGCATGGACGGCAAATAAGCAAGAAGATATAGACTGGTTATTAGCTCAGGATTTCGATTATATAACTACGGACGAGCCAGAACTTGCTTTTGAGAGACTAAAAGTAGTTTCCAATTAG
- a CDS encoding endonuclease/exonuclease/phosphatase family protein — MTYNIRLDTASDGENAWPNRSEFLTDQILFLSPDVFGVQEALPNQIEDLNLALPDYNFIGKGRDGNGEGEHAAIYYNSEHINVEKHQTFWLSKTPGKVSKDWDAAYPRVCTYGLFASKSSDQKFWVFNTHLDHVGQESRKQSMKLILQKIASENTENYPVMLMGDFNVEPNSDVVSEISKVMLDAKQIAEVEFGAHGTFNGFNYNEPVTRRIDYIFVSKSPNLKVRKYAVLSSSIDFKFPSDHFPVYLEVEIQ; from the coding sequence ATGACCTATAATATTCGATTGGATACAGCATCTGATGGTGAAAATGCCTGGCCGAATCGCAGTGAATTTTTAACTGATCAAATTTTATTTTTAAGTCCCGATGTTTTTGGTGTGCAAGAAGCGCTTCCCAATCAAATTGAAGATTTAAATTTAGCCTTACCAGATTATAATTTTATAGGCAAAGGTAGAGATGGAAATGGCGAAGGAGAACACGCTGCTATATATTACAATTCAGAACATATTAATGTAGAAAAACATCAGACCTTTTGGTTATCAAAGACACCAGGGAAAGTCTCTAAGGATTGGGACGCTGCCTATCCAAGAGTTTGCACTTACGGTTTATTCGCTTCAAAATCGAGTGATCAAAAATTTTGGGTGTTCAATACGCATTTGGATCATGTTGGTCAGGAATCTCGTAAACAAAGTATGAAACTTATTCTTCAAAAAATAGCTTCAGAAAATACCGAAAATTACCCGGTCATGCTCATGGGAGATTTTAATGTTGAACCTAATAGTGATGTGGTATCCGAAATATCAAAAGTAATGTTAGACGCTAAGCAAATAGCTGAAGTAGAATTTGGCGCTCACGGAACCTTTAACGGTTTCAACTATAATGAACCTGTAACCCGACGAATCGATTATATTTTCGTTTCTAAGTCCCCGAACTTAAAGGTTCGGAAATATGCTGTTTTGTCAAGCTCCATTGATTTTAAGTTTCCATCAGACCATTTTCCTGTTTATCTAGAAGTTGAAATACAATAA